One window of the Anaeromyxobacter dehalogenans 2CP-C genome contains the following:
- a CDS encoding thiamine pyrophosphate-dependent dehydrogenase E1 component subunit alpha translates to MRSTVRPEKAAPVRHPPAARVRAVPAPPPAPAVPDAGGRAADAGRWEAEFPIFRVLDDRGDADPRHATLSPQEALALHRHLVRARALDARMTALQRQGRIGFYVGAEGEEACVVGAAAAMAPQDWLFPCYREHAAALLRGLPLDAFLCNLFGNVGDLARGRQMPCHETWREGHYASVSAPLGTQLPHAVGAAWAARLKGDDMVALTWFGDGATSTHDFHTALGFAGVHRVPVVFLCRANGWAISTPTAMQTAAETIAQKGLAYGVRGERVDGNDLLAVHAAARRARARAAAGEGPTLLECVTYRVGPHTTSDDPRGYRDEAEVAPWRARDPVERLRAYLEATGALAPGAHAALLREADEEIRAAVARVEALPPPARESLFDDVYAAPLRQQREQRDECLAGPARAARGA, encoded by the coding sequence GTGCGTTCCACCGTACGTCCCGAGAAGGCAGCTCCGGTCCGCCATCCCCCCGCCGCCCGCGTCCGCGCCGTCCCCGCGCCGCCGCCGGCGCCCGCCGTGCCGGACGCCGGAGGCAGGGCGGCGGACGCGGGACGATGGGAGGCGGAGTTCCCGATCTTCCGGGTGCTCGACGATCGCGGCGACGCGGACCCGCGCCACGCGACGCTCTCGCCGCAGGAGGCGCTCGCGCTGCACCGGCACCTGGTGCGCGCCCGCGCGCTCGACGCGCGCATGACGGCGCTGCAGCGCCAGGGCCGCATCGGCTTCTACGTCGGCGCCGAGGGCGAGGAGGCGTGCGTGGTGGGCGCGGCCGCCGCCATGGCGCCGCAGGACTGGCTGTTCCCGTGCTACCGCGAGCACGCCGCCGCGCTGCTGCGCGGGCTCCCGCTGGACGCGTTCCTCTGCAACCTGTTCGGCAACGTGGGCGACCTCGCCCGCGGCCGGCAGATGCCGTGCCACGAGACCTGGCGCGAGGGCCACTACGCCTCGGTGAGCGCGCCACTCGGCACGCAGCTCCCGCACGCGGTCGGCGCCGCCTGGGCGGCCCGGCTGAAGGGCGACGACATGGTCGCGCTCACCTGGTTCGGGGACGGCGCCACCAGCACGCACGACTTCCACACCGCCCTCGGCTTCGCCGGCGTGCACCGGGTGCCGGTGGTGTTCCTGTGCCGCGCGAACGGCTGGGCCATCAGCACGCCGACCGCGATGCAGACCGCGGCGGAGACCATCGCGCAGAAGGGCCTCGCCTACGGGGTGCGCGGCGAGCGGGTGGACGGGAACGACCTGCTGGCGGTGCACGCGGCCGCCCGCCGGGCCCGGGCGCGGGCGGCGGCGGGGGAGGGGCCCACGCTCCTCGAGTGCGTCACCTACCGCGTCGGCCCGCACACCACGTCCGACGACCCGCGCGGCTACCGCGACGAGGCCGAGGTGGCGCCGTGGCGCGCGCGGGATCCCGTCGAGCGGCTGCGCGCGTATCTGGAGGCGACCGGGGCGCTCGCCCCGGGTGCGCATGCGGCCCTGCTGCGCGAGGCGGACGAGGAGATCCGCGCCGCGGTGGCGCGGGTCGAGGCGCTCCCGCCGCCGGCGCGCGAGAGCCTGTTCGACGACGTCTACGCCGCGCCGCTCCGGCAGCAGCGCGAGCAGCGCGACGAGTGCCTGGCCGGCCCCGCGCGCGCGGCCCGGGGCGCCTGA